In the Lepidochelys kempii isolate rLepKem1 chromosome 3, rLepKem1.hap2, whole genome shotgun sequence genome, one interval contains:
- the MFSD4B gene encoding sodium-dependent glucose transporter 1 isoform X1, translating into MAGAGRKKQVRFARPEAKETLRGGEGPAAEEPSLLPEPAPRPEVIVAGGGRRRGGEGAALLLLRWCISGVLCAGFLGLGMSIAILGPTFQDLAANVNKNVSDIYYIFMGRSLGYLGGSVIGGIIFDCMNPHLLLGLTMLGTAVGLYAIPWCKKALLLTALMSVIGTSMGVLDTGGNVLALNTWGTDAGPHMQALHFSFALGALVAPILAKMALGSFISPKVQTEDEKTNHSVLSDMPNALSGSAMTLHSNVSFTWSYIFIGTYILIVSLLFVVLYSRTGTVRDKAKASLQKCQIPKYHCALLILLFLFFFCYVGAEVSYGSYIFSYAKVYADMKKSEAAGLNSLFWGAFAACRGLAICFATCLYPGTMILLSVIGSTVSSLFLALFSKHPVSLWVGTAVYGASMATIFPSGISWIEQYTTIQGKSASLLIVGAALGEMCIPAVVGFLGGKFHNVPVMMYTALGTSVMTAVLFPVMYKLATSPSENKLKDGGGNEDQKALLSNFEFNEDEEDEEDAGEWNEADFEVIEMNDTVRESVVETSQKIPGDSPAKVSMQPPSNIFNSSPVIALSSPGRKQFNRDREKND; encoded by the exons ATGGCCGGCGCCGGCAGGAAGAAGCAGGTTCGCTTCGCCCGGCCGGAGGCGAAGGAGACGCTGCGGGGCGGTGAGGGGCCGGCGGCGGAGGAGCCGAGTCTCCTCCCGGAGCCCGCGCCGCGGCCTGAGGTGATCGTAGCCGGCGGCGGCAGGcgccggggcggggagggagcggcgctgctgctgctgcgatGGTGCATCTCCGGGGTGCTGTGCGCGGGCTTCCTGGGCCTG GGTATGAGCATTGCTATCCTGGGACCTACATTTCAAGATCTGGCTGcaaatgtgaataaaaatgtCAGTGATATTTACTACATTTTCATGGGTCGTTCTCTGGGGTACCTTGGTGGTTCAGTGATTGGAGGGATTATCTTTGACTGCATGAACCCTCATCTCCTCTTGG GGTTAACCATGCTGGGAACAGCAGTTGGTCTGTATGCCATACCATGGTGTAAGAAAGCGCTATTGTTAACTGCCCTGATGTCAGTCATTGGGACTTCTATGGGTGTTCTAGACACAG GTGGAAATGTCCTTGCATTGAATACATGGGGAACAGACGCTGGACCACATATGCAGGCCTTACACTTCAGTTTTGCACTGGGTGCCCTTGTGGCCCCAATCCTGGCAAAAATGGCATTGGGCAGCTTCATATCTCCTAAAGTCCAAACAGAAGATGAAAAGACAAACCACTCTGTTCTGAGTGATATGCCTAATGCACTGTCTGGATCAGCAATGACACTGCATTCTAATGTGAGCTTTACGTGGTCCTACATTTTCATAGGGACCTATATTTTGATAGTTTCTTTGTTGTTTGTTGTTCTGTATTCAAGGACCGGCACAGTGCGAGATAAAGCAAAAGCTTCTCTGCAGAAATGCCAAATTCCCAAATACCACTGTGCCCTTCTcattctccttttccttttcttcttttgctaTGTAGGAGCAGAGGTCAGCTATGGCTCTTACATTTTCAGTTATGCAAAGGTTTATGCAGACATGAAAAAAAGTGAAGCAGCTGGTTTGAACTCCCTTTTTTGGGGAGCATTTGCAGCTTGCAGAGGACTGGCAATCTGTTTTGCTACCTGTTTATACCCTGGTACTATGATTCTGCTGAGTGTCATAGGTTCCACTGTCTCTTCTCTGTTCCTGGCACTGTTCAGTAAGCATCCAGTTTCGCTCTGGGTTGGGACAGCAGTGTATGGTGCTTCAATGGCTACCATCTTTCCCAGTGGCATTTCCTGGATTGAACAGTACACCACCATACAAGGAAAGTCTGCTTCTCTCCTTATAGTTGGTGCTGCCTTGGGGGAGATGtgcattccagcagtggttgggTTTCTTGGAGGAAAATTTCACAATGTCCCTGTGATGATGTATACTGCACTGGGAACATCTGTAATGACAGCAGTACTATTTCCTGTGATGTATAAATTAGCCACTTCTCCCAGTGAGAATAAGTTAAAAGATGGTGGTGGGAACGAGGACCAAAAAGCTTTGTTGTCCAACTTCGAATTTAATGAAGATGAGGAAGATGAAGAGGATGCAGGAGAATGGAATGAAGCAGACTTTGAAGTAATTGAAATGAATGATACAGTGAGAGAGTCTGTGGTAGAGACATCTCAAAAGATCCCAGGGGACTCCCCAGCGAAAGTGTCCATGCAACCACCTTCAAACATATTTAATTCTTCTCCAGTGATTGCTCTTAGTTCCCCAGGGAGAAAGCAATTCAATAGAGACAGAGAGAAGAACGATTAA
- the MFSD4B gene encoding sodium-dependent glucose transporter 1 isoform X2 → MAGAGRKKQVRFARPEAKETLRGGEGPAAEEPSLLPEPAPRPEGMSIAILGPTFQDLAANVNKNVSDIYYIFMGRSLGYLGGSVIGGIIFDCMNPHLLLGLTMLGTAVGLYAIPWCKKALLLTALMSVIGTSMGVLDTGGNVLALNTWGTDAGPHMQALHFSFALGALVAPILAKMALGSFISPKVQTEDEKTNHSVLSDMPNALSGSAMTLHSNVSFTWSYIFIGTYILIVSLLFVVLYSRTGTVRDKAKASLQKCQIPKYHCALLILLFLFFFCYVGAEVSYGSYIFSYAKVYADMKKSEAAGLNSLFWGAFAACRGLAICFATCLYPGTMILLSVIGSTVSSLFLALFSKHPVSLWVGTAVYGASMATIFPSGISWIEQYTTIQGKSASLLIVGAALGEMCIPAVVGFLGGKFHNVPVMMYTALGTSVMTAVLFPVMYKLATSPSENKLKDGGGNEDQKALLSNFEFNEDEEDEEDAGEWNEADFEVIEMNDTVRESVVETSQKIPGDSPAKVSMQPPSNIFNSSPVIALSSPGRKQFNRDREKND, encoded by the exons ATGGCCGGCGCCGGCAGGAAGAAGCAGGTTCGCTTCGCCCGGCCGGAGGCGAAGGAGACGCTGCGGGGCGGTGAGGGGCCGGCGGCGGAGGAGCCGAGTCTCCTCCCGGAGCCCGCGCCGCGGCCTGAG GGTATGAGCATTGCTATCCTGGGACCTACATTTCAAGATCTGGCTGcaaatgtgaataaaaatgtCAGTGATATTTACTACATTTTCATGGGTCGTTCTCTGGGGTACCTTGGTGGTTCAGTGATTGGAGGGATTATCTTTGACTGCATGAACCCTCATCTCCTCTTGG GGTTAACCATGCTGGGAACAGCAGTTGGTCTGTATGCCATACCATGGTGTAAGAAAGCGCTATTGTTAACTGCCCTGATGTCAGTCATTGGGACTTCTATGGGTGTTCTAGACACAG GTGGAAATGTCCTTGCATTGAATACATGGGGAACAGACGCTGGACCACATATGCAGGCCTTACACTTCAGTTTTGCACTGGGTGCCCTTGTGGCCCCAATCCTGGCAAAAATGGCATTGGGCAGCTTCATATCTCCTAAAGTCCAAACAGAAGATGAAAAGACAAACCACTCTGTTCTGAGTGATATGCCTAATGCACTGTCTGGATCAGCAATGACACTGCATTCTAATGTGAGCTTTACGTGGTCCTACATTTTCATAGGGACCTATATTTTGATAGTTTCTTTGTTGTTTGTTGTTCTGTATTCAAGGACCGGCACAGTGCGAGATAAAGCAAAAGCTTCTCTGCAGAAATGCCAAATTCCCAAATACCACTGTGCCCTTCTcattctccttttccttttcttcttttgctaTGTAGGAGCAGAGGTCAGCTATGGCTCTTACATTTTCAGTTATGCAAAGGTTTATGCAGACATGAAAAAAAGTGAAGCAGCTGGTTTGAACTCCCTTTTTTGGGGAGCATTTGCAGCTTGCAGAGGACTGGCAATCTGTTTTGCTACCTGTTTATACCCTGGTACTATGATTCTGCTGAGTGTCATAGGTTCCACTGTCTCTTCTCTGTTCCTGGCACTGTTCAGTAAGCATCCAGTTTCGCTCTGGGTTGGGACAGCAGTGTATGGTGCTTCAATGGCTACCATCTTTCCCAGTGGCATTTCCTGGATTGAACAGTACACCACCATACAAGGAAAGTCTGCTTCTCTCCTTATAGTTGGTGCTGCCTTGGGGGAGATGtgcattccagcagtggttgggTTTCTTGGAGGAAAATTTCACAATGTCCCTGTGATGATGTATACTGCACTGGGAACATCTGTAATGACAGCAGTACTATTTCCTGTGATGTATAAATTAGCCACTTCTCCCAGTGAGAATAAGTTAAAAGATGGTGGTGGGAACGAGGACCAAAAAGCTTTGTTGTCCAACTTCGAATTTAATGAAGATGAGGAAGATGAAGAGGATGCAGGAGAATGGAATGAAGCAGACTTTGAAGTAATTGAAATGAATGATACAGTGAGAGAGTCTGTGGTAGAGACATCTCAAAAGATCCCAGGGGACTCCCCAGCGAAAGTGTCCATGCAACCACCTTCAAACATATTTAATTCTTCTCCAGTGATTGCTCTTAGTTCCCCAGGGAGAAAGCAATTCAATAGAGACAGAGAGAAGAACGATTAA
- the MFSD4B gene encoding sodium-dependent glucose transporter 1 isoform X3, which produces MGMSIAILGPTFQDLAANVNKNVSDIYYIFMGRSLGYLGGSVIGGIIFDCMNPHLLLGLTMLGTAVGLYAIPWCKKALLLTALMSVIGTSMGVLDTGGNVLALNTWGTDAGPHMQALHFSFALGALVAPILAKMALGSFISPKVQTEDEKTNHSVLSDMPNALSGSAMTLHSNVSFTWSYIFIGTYILIVSLLFVVLYSRTGTVRDKAKASLQKCQIPKYHCALLILLFLFFFCYVGAEVSYGSYIFSYAKVYADMKKSEAAGLNSLFWGAFAACRGLAICFATCLYPGTMILLSVIGSTVSSLFLALFSKHPVSLWVGTAVYGASMATIFPSGISWIEQYTTIQGKSASLLIVGAALGEMCIPAVVGFLGGKFHNVPVMMYTALGTSVMTAVLFPVMYKLATSPSENKLKDGGGNEDQKALLSNFEFNEDEEDEEDAGEWNEADFEVIEMNDTVRESVVETSQKIPGDSPAKVSMQPPSNIFNSSPVIALSSPGRKQFNRDREKND; this is translated from the exons atG GGTATGAGCATTGCTATCCTGGGACCTACATTTCAAGATCTGGCTGcaaatgtgaataaaaatgtCAGTGATATTTACTACATTTTCATGGGTCGTTCTCTGGGGTACCTTGGTGGTTCAGTGATTGGAGGGATTATCTTTGACTGCATGAACCCTCATCTCCTCTTGG GGTTAACCATGCTGGGAACAGCAGTTGGTCTGTATGCCATACCATGGTGTAAGAAAGCGCTATTGTTAACTGCCCTGATGTCAGTCATTGGGACTTCTATGGGTGTTCTAGACACAG GTGGAAATGTCCTTGCATTGAATACATGGGGAACAGACGCTGGACCACATATGCAGGCCTTACACTTCAGTTTTGCACTGGGTGCCCTTGTGGCCCCAATCCTGGCAAAAATGGCATTGGGCAGCTTCATATCTCCTAAAGTCCAAACAGAAGATGAAAAGACAAACCACTCTGTTCTGAGTGATATGCCTAATGCACTGTCTGGATCAGCAATGACACTGCATTCTAATGTGAGCTTTACGTGGTCCTACATTTTCATAGGGACCTATATTTTGATAGTTTCTTTGTTGTTTGTTGTTCTGTATTCAAGGACCGGCACAGTGCGAGATAAAGCAAAAGCTTCTCTGCAGAAATGCCAAATTCCCAAATACCACTGTGCCCTTCTcattctccttttccttttcttcttttgctaTGTAGGAGCAGAGGTCAGCTATGGCTCTTACATTTTCAGTTATGCAAAGGTTTATGCAGACATGAAAAAAAGTGAAGCAGCTGGTTTGAACTCCCTTTTTTGGGGAGCATTTGCAGCTTGCAGAGGACTGGCAATCTGTTTTGCTACCTGTTTATACCCTGGTACTATGATTCTGCTGAGTGTCATAGGTTCCACTGTCTCTTCTCTGTTCCTGGCACTGTTCAGTAAGCATCCAGTTTCGCTCTGGGTTGGGACAGCAGTGTATGGTGCTTCAATGGCTACCATCTTTCCCAGTGGCATTTCCTGGATTGAACAGTACACCACCATACAAGGAAAGTCTGCTTCTCTCCTTATAGTTGGTGCTGCCTTGGGGGAGATGtgcattccagcagtggttgggTTTCTTGGAGGAAAATTTCACAATGTCCCTGTGATGATGTATACTGCACTGGGAACATCTGTAATGACAGCAGTACTATTTCCTGTGATGTATAAATTAGCCACTTCTCCCAGTGAGAATAAGTTAAAAGATGGTGGTGGGAACGAGGACCAAAAAGCTTTGTTGTCCAACTTCGAATTTAATGAAGATGAGGAAGATGAAGAGGATGCAGGAGAATGGAATGAAGCAGACTTTGAAGTAATTGAAATGAATGATACAGTGAGAGAGTCTGTGGTAGAGACATCTCAAAAGATCCCAGGGGACTCCCCAGCGAAAGTGTCCATGCAACCACCTTCAAACATATTTAATTCTTCTCCAGTGATTGCTCTTAGTTCCCCAGGGAGAAAGCAATTCAATAGAGACAGAGAGAAGAACGATTAA
- the MFSD4B gene encoding sodium-dependent glucose transporter 1 isoform X4, with product MSIAILGPTFQDLAANVNKNVSDIYYIFMGRSLGYLGGSVIGGIIFDCMNPHLLLGLTMLGTAVGLYAIPWCKKALLLTALMSVIGTSMGVLDTGGNVLALNTWGTDAGPHMQALHFSFALGALVAPILAKMALGSFISPKVQTEDEKTNHSVLSDMPNALSGSAMTLHSNVSFTWSYIFIGTYILIVSLLFVVLYSRTGTVRDKAKASLQKCQIPKYHCALLILLFLFFFCYVGAEVSYGSYIFSYAKVYADMKKSEAAGLNSLFWGAFAACRGLAICFATCLYPGTMILLSVIGSTVSSLFLALFSKHPVSLWVGTAVYGASMATIFPSGISWIEQYTTIQGKSASLLIVGAALGEMCIPAVVGFLGGKFHNVPVMMYTALGTSVMTAVLFPVMYKLATSPSENKLKDGGGNEDQKALLSNFEFNEDEEDEEDAGEWNEADFEVIEMNDTVRESVVETSQKIPGDSPAKVSMQPPSNIFNSSPVIALSSPGRKQFNRDREKND from the exons ATGAGCATTGCTATCCTGGGACCTACATTTCAAGATCTGGCTGcaaatgtgaataaaaatgtCAGTGATATTTACTACATTTTCATGGGTCGTTCTCTGGGGTACCTTGGTGGTTCAGTGATTGGAGGGATTATCTTTGACTGCATGAACCCTCATCTCCTCTTGG GGTTAACCATGCTGGGAACAGCAGTTGGTCTGTATGCCATACCATGGTGTAAGAAAGCGCTATTGTTAACTGCCCTGATGTCAGTCATTGGGACTTCTATGGGTGTTCTAGACACAG GTGGAAATGTCCTTGCATTGAATACATGGGGAACAGACGCTGGACCACATATGCAGGCCTTACACTTCAGTTTTGCACTGGGTGCCCTTGTGGCCCCAATCCTGGCAAAAATGGCATTGGGCAGCTTCATATCTCCTAAAGTCCAAACAGAAGATGAAAAGACAAACCACTCTGTTCTGAGTGATATGCCTAATGCACTGTCTGGATCAGCAATGACACTGCATTCTAATGTGAGCTTTACGTGGTCCTACATTTTCATAGGGACCTATATTTTGATAGTTTCTTTGTTGTTTGTTGTTCTGTATTCAAGGACCGGCACAGTGCGAGATAAAGCAAAAGCTTCTCTGCAGAAATGCCAAATTCCCAAATACCACTGTGCCCTTCTcattctccttttccttttcttcttttgctaTGTAGGAGCAGAGGTCAGCTATGGCTCTTACATTTTCAGTTATGCAAAGGTTTATGCAGACATGAAAAAAAGTGAAGCAGCTGGTTTGAACTCCCTTTTTTGGGGAGCATTTGCAGCTTGCAGAGGACTGGCAATCTGTTTTGCTACCTGTTTATACCCTGGTACTATGATTCTGCTGAGTGTCATAGGTTCCACTGTCTCTTCTCTGTTCCTGGCACTGTTCAGTAAGCATCCAGTTTCGCTCTGGGTTGGGACAGCAGTGTATGGTGCTTCAATGGCTACCATCTTTCCCAGTGGCATTTCCTGGATTGAACAGTACACCACCATACAAGGAAAGTCTGCTTCTCTCCTTATAGTTGGTGCTGCCTTGGGGGAGATGtgcattccagcagtggttgggTTTCTTGGAGGAAAATTTCACAATGTCCCTGTGATGATGTATACTGCACTGGGAACATCTGTAATGACAGCAGTACTATTTCCTGTGATGTATAAATTAGCCACTTCTCCCAGTGAGAATAAGTTAAAAGATGGTGGTGGGAACGAGGACCAAAAAGCTTTGTTGTCCAACTTCGAATTTAATGAAGATGAGGAAGATGAAGAGGATGCAGGAGAATGGAATGAAGCAGACTTTGAAGTAATTGAAATGAATGATACAGTGAGAGAGTCTGTGGTAGAGACATCTCAAAAGATCCCAGGGGACTCCCCAGCGAAAGTGTCCATGCAACCACCTTCAAACATATTTAATTCTTCTCCAGTGATTGCTCTTAGTTCCCCAGGGAGAAAGCAATTCAATAGAGACAGAGAGAAGAACGATTAA